Proteins from a single region of Gossypium arboreum isolate Shixiya-1 chromosome 1, ASM2569848v2, whole genome shotgun sequence:
- the LOC108480449 gene encoding mechanosensitive ion channel protein 6 yields MTVDTADRKETIVKVDDRSNKGSIAAAASDIVSGGGGKFWRESSYDFLQDSGKISTDCKKEMVDMNSSSSGSSSNRSEGFDFMQSKQGAMEDPPSKLIGQFLHKQKASGEISLDMDLEMDELQQQPPDHGGSLPTVAESPSPSATTFPRVSFENNPLRRRQSKGSPLKEESDGVVKCSSNSSLTRSEGGSFKRKSNLLVTKTKSRLIDPPTPEKGEPRSARVGTGKSGRRSGFLGKTMEEEEDDPWLEEDLPDEYKKDKLSIWVLLEWLSLIVIIACLICSLTIHYLREKRLWDLMLWKWEVLVLVLICGRLVSGWIIRIVVFFIERNFLLRKRVLYFVYGVRKAVQNCLWLGLVLIAWHYLLDEKVQRETKSKFLKYVTKVLVCLVVGVMLWLVKTLLVKVLASSFHVSTYFDRIQDSLFNQYVIESLSGPPLIEIQRAEEEEERLANEVMNLQNAGAKVPSGLKTSTISSPLSARTIGSGRILKSPRGRSPRLSRVLSSENGEKDDMGITIDHLHKLNHKNVSAWNMKRLMNIVRHGALSTLDEKIQDSAHEDEAGTHISNEREAKVAARKIFQNVAKPGSKFIYLEDIGRFLQEDEALKTMSLFEDAFESRRISKKSLKNWVVNAFRERRALAFTLNDTKTAVNRLHRIVDAIVGIVIVVIWLLILEIATSKVLVFISSQLLLVAFVFGNTCKTVFEAIIFLFVMHPFDVGDRCEIDGIQMVVEEMNILTTIFLRYDNQKIMIPNSVLATKAIHNYYRSPDMGDAVEFCIHVKTPADNIGLMKQRILSYIEHKSDHWCPTPMIIFKELEELNRVRIAIWLQHKMNHQDMGERWARRALLVEEMVKIFNDLDIKYRLYPIDINVCSMPTMASDRLPPNWTVPTSKTR; encoded by the exons ATGACCGTTGATACGGCTGACCGGAAAGAAACCATCGTGAAGGTTGATGATAGAAGCAATAAAGGCAGTATTGCTGCTGCTGCTTCGGATATCGTCAGTGGTGGTGGAGGTAAGTTTTGGAGAGAATCAAGCTATGATTTTTTGCAAGACAGTGGGAAAATCAGCACCGACTGTAAGAAAGAGATGGTTGACATGAACAGCAGTAGCAGTGGTAGTAGTAGTAATAGAAGTGAAGGTTTTGATTTCATGCAAAGCAAACAAGGTGCCATGGAAGATCCACCATCGAAGTTGATTGGTCAGTTCTTGCATAAGCAAAAAGCTTCAGGTGAGATTTCCTTGGATATGGATTTGGAAATGGATGAACTTCAACAACAACCACCTGATCACGGCGGTTCATTGCCTACAGTTGCTGAATCACCTTCCCCTTCAGCCACTACCTTTCCAAGAGTGTCCTTCGAAAACAACCCTTTAAGAAGAAGACAAAGTAAAGGGTCACCATTGAAAGAAGAGAGTGATGGGGTTGTAAAGTGCAGTTCAAATTCATCACTTACGAGAAGTGAAGGTGGTTCTTTTAAGAGAAAGTCAAACTTGTTAGTCACCAAGACAAAGTCCAGGTTGATAGATCCTCCTACACCTGAAAAAGGTGAGCCAAGGTCTGCTAGAGTTGGCACTGGGAAGTCAGGAAGGAGATCTGGGTTTCTAGGGAAAACcatggaagaagaagaggatgatCCATGGCTTGAAGAGGATTTGCCTGATGAGTATAAGAAAGATAAGTTAAGTATTTGGGTTTTGCTTGAATGGTTAAGTCTGATTGTGATTATTGCTTGTTTAATTTGTAGTCTTACAATTCATTATTTAAGAGAGAAACGTTTATGGGATCTTATGTTATGGAAATGGGAAGTTTTGGTTTTAGTTTTAATATGTGGTAGGTTAGTTTCAGGGTGGATTATAAGGATTGTTGTGTTTTTCATTGAGAGGAATTTTCTTTTGAGAAAAAGGGTATTGTATTTTGTATATGGAGTGAGGAAAGCTGTTCAGAATTGTTTGTGGCTGGGACTGGTTTTGATTGCTTGGCATTACTTGCTTGATGAGAAAGTTCAGAGGGAAACTAAGAGTAAATTTCTTAAATATGTGACTAAAGTTTTGGTTTGTCTTGTGGTTGGCGTAATGTTGTGGTTAGTGAAGACCCTTTTGGTGAAGGTTTTGGCATCTTCTTTTCATGTTAGTACTTATTTTGATAGAATCCAGGATTCATTGTTCAATCAATATGTAATCGAGTCTCTTTCTGGTCCACCGTTGATCGAAATTCAAAGAgcagaggaggaggaggagaggCTTGCGAATGAAGTTATGAACCTACAAAATGCTGGTGCTAAGGTTCCTTCGGGGCTCAAGACGTCCACCATTTCATCACCCCTTTCTGCGAGAACGATAGGGAGTGGACGGATCCTTAAAAGTCCTCGAGGAAGAAGTCCAAGGCTTTCGCGTGTGCTTTCTTCCGAGAACGGAGAGAAGGATGATATGGGGATAACAATTGACCATTTGCACAAATTGAATCATAAAAATGTCTCTGCTTGGAACATGAAAAGGTTGATGAATATAGTCCGCCATGGAGCTCTTTCCACTTTAGATGAGAAAATACAAGATTCGGCTCATGAAGATGAAGCTGGAACACACATTAGTAATGAACGTGAGGCGAAAGTTGCAGCAAGAAAAATCTTCCAGAATGTTGCTAAGCCGGGATCCAA GTTTATCTACTTGGAGGACATCGGACGTTTTCTTCAAGAAGATGAGGCTTTGAAGACCATGAGTCTCTTTGAAGATGCATTTGAAAGCAGGAGAATTAGCAAGAAATCCCTCAAGAATTGGGTG GTCAATGCTTTTAGAGAACGGAGGGCACTTGCCTTCACGTTGAATGATACTAAAACAGCAGTCAACAGACTTCATCGTATTGTGGATGCCATAGTTGGCATCGTCATTGTGGTTATTTGGCTCCTCATACTCGAAATTGCCACCAGCAAAGTTCTTGTTTTCATTAGCTCTCAACTGCTTCTTGTTGCATTCGTATTCGGAAACACCTGCAAGACGGTATTCGAAGCCATTATATTCTTGTTCGTTATGCACCCATTTGATGTAGGTGACAGGTGTGAAATTGATGGAATTCAG ATGGTTGTGGAGGAAATGAACATCTTAACTACAATTTTCCTAAGATATGACAACCAGAAGATCATGATCCCGAACAGTGTCCTGGCTACGAAGGCCATACATAACTATTACCGTAGCCCGGATATGGGTGATGCAGTTGAATTCTGTATCCACGTAAAAACTCCTGCAGATAATATTGGTCTGATGAAGCAGAGGATATTGAG TTACATCGAGCACAAGAGCGACCACTGGTGTCCAACTCCAATGATAATATTCAAGGAACTCGAAGAGCTGAATAGAGTAAGGATAGCAATATGGCTTCAACATAAAATGAACCACCAAGATATGGGAGAGAGGTGGGCAAGAAGAGCTCTCTTGGTCGAAGAGATGGTTAAGATTTTCAACGACTTAGATATTAAATACCGCTTATATCCCATCGACATCAACGTCTGTAGCATGCCTACCATGGCATCCGACCGCCTTCCTCCTAACTGGACAGTACCTACCAGCAAAACAAGGTAA